GGAAGGGGGAAAGATTTTTTGAGGCAGGTGAATACAGCAAATGCAGTTTCTCTCCTTGGGTGGATGCGCATGCGCAAACCCTGGATCCGGTTTTGCAAAAAATGTTGCGAGCAGTTGAACCCTTGCATCAAGAACTGCATGATATAGCTGCCAAGGCAGATCAGCTTGTCGTAGAAGGACAGGGTGAGTCGGCAAAAAAAATGATGGACAGGGCATTCGTTACTCTGAGCCTGTTGGATGGGAGATTACATGATATTACAGAATACGCGGATGAAAAATACCGGAAAGCCCTGTCGGATTTTCTGGCCCAGAAAGAAAAGACGATGGGCCTGCATGGTGAAACTCTTGAAATTCTTTTCGGCTGGAAGGCATATCTGAAAAATACCGTATTGCCCGATGCGGAGAGCGCGATGCATTCCTCTTTTGCCTGGAGTCGTTTGCTTCTCGTCGTCGTGGCGGTACTGGCCATCCTCCTGGCTTTGGCCATTTGTTTTTTAACTGCCAGAAAAACGGCTTTATCGTTCAGGGCGACCCAGGAATCGAATGAGACCATTCGCTCAAGTCTGGAGAAGCAGCAGCAACTTATTTATAACCTGGAACAGGAAATTGAGCGGCGCAAGAATGTCGAGGCGGAGCTTCAGGCGGCGAATCAGGAACTTGAAGACATGGCGGTGACGGATGGATTGACCGGGCTCTATAATCATCGTTTCATGAAGCAGTTTCTGCACATGGAGCACAACCGGGCCATCCGGCATCAGCACGATCTGTCGGTGATCATGATTGATATTGATTTTTTTAAAAAGGTCAATGATGCCTATGGCCATGGTTGTGGAGATGTGGTGCTGCTCGGCATCGGTGAAATTCTCCAGCAGCGCGTCCGTTCGACGGACATGATCGCCCGTTTTGATGTGGATCAGGCGGTGGTGGCCCGTTACGGCGGAGAGGAAATGGCGATTATCCTGCCGGAAACACCGCTGGAGGGCGCGGTTGGCCTGGCGGAGGATCTGCGCCGGATGATAGAAAATTATACCTTTCACTGCGAAGAGGTGCAAATGAACGTTACGGTCAGTATCGGTGTGGCCGCCAGCACCAAGGCAAAGGATGAGACATGGAGTGCGCTGCTCGGACGGGCTGATGCCGCGCTTTACCGGGCCAAAAACGGTGGAAGAAACCGCGTGGAGCAAATCGTCTGAACTATGGAAAAAAAAGCCCTTGTGCAATTGCTGAAGCAGGTGAAAGAGGGGCGCTGTCCGGTCGATGATGCCCTGGTAGCCATACAGCGGATGGATTCGGAAGATCTGGGTTTTGCCTGTCTTGACCACCATCGGCCCTTGCGGACCGGCATCCCGGAAGTTGTGTTCGGGGAAAATAAAAGCCCTGAGCAGATAAAAAAAATTTTTACCGGAATGCTCTTGCGAGACGGTGCCGTCATGGCGACCCGGGTCAGCGCCGAGAAGGCTGCTGAGGTTTGCCGCGACATCCCTGATGCCGTTTATCATGAGGAAGCCCGCATGCTGGTGGCGAGAAAAGAAGAGATGCGTGAAGGACATTTGTTTGTGGCGGTCGTTGCCGCGGGCACATCCGATATTCCCGTGGCCGAAGAGGCGAGGGTTACCCTGCAAAGTCTCGGCTACGCAGTGACCCCTGTTTATGATGTGGGAGTGGCTGGTATTCACCGCCTCTATTCGCGGATGGATGTGCTGTCCGCCGCTTCGGTGCTGATTGTCGTGGCGGGTATGGAGGGGGCGTTGCCGAGCGTGGTTGCCGGGCTGGTCGACATCCCTGTTGTCGCCGTGCCGACCAGTGTCGGCTATGGCAGCGGATTCGGCGGTATTGCCGCTCTGCTCGGCATGTTGAACAGCTGCGCGCCGGGGATGGCGGTGGTCAATATTGATAATGGTTTTGGCGCGGCCTGCATGGCGGCGTTGATAGTTCGCGGTATGAAAAGGTTGACTTAGCAGTGCGGATGGTAGATTTTTTTGAGTGATATCAATATATTGCCCTTTTTGTTTAAATAAAAATAAAAAGAATATTGACAAGGGGAGGGGCATCAAGTAGTTTGTCGGTCTTTCGGCGGCCGGCAAGCGCAAGCGGATGCGGGTCGGGAAAA
The Desulfobulbaceae bacterium DB1 genome window above contains:
- a CDS encoding 1-(5-phosphoribosyl)-5-amino-4-imidazole-carboxylate carboxylase, whose translation is MEKKALVQLLKQVKEGRCPVDDALVAIQRMDSEDLGFACLDHHRPLRTGIPEVVFGENKSPEQIKKIFTGMLLRDGAVMATRVSAEKAAEVCRDIPDAVYHEEARMLVARKEEMREGHLFVAVVAAGTSDIPVAEEARVTLQSLGYAVTPVYDVGVAGIHRLYSRMDVLSAASVLIVVAGMEGALPSVVAGLVDIPVVAVPTSVGYGSGFGGIAALLGMLNSCAPGMAVVNIDNGFGAACMAALIVRGMKRLT